Proteins encoded in a region of the Xiphophorus couchianus chromosome 11, X_couchianus-1.0, whole genome shotgun sequence genome:
- the ksr1a gene encoding kinase suppressor of Ras 1 isoform X4 — MDSVSANGGKMVESDEQQPERHSGGGAAMAALHQCELIQNMIDISISSLQGLRTKCAASNDLTQQEIRTLEVKLMKYICKQLQCKRKVPDTERPEALDSYPRLRDWLRTVNLRPELIQAVETKLSLDTLLQMTGAQVRDAMRRLGSSSEECARLGAALSCLKSATESGGEMKEDSVSWLPEPTRRDSGSLLTADQLSFLGTPLRPHSPSPLARPSTIQSTPSTPSATFHHPRSGSVSAAPTPDGLGSYAHGDSPLTDLFPMPRPRTTRLHGHTSTPPVTPPSNRRQKLKPPCTPPPPSRKVLHLLPNITLTRSKSHESQLGNRIEDPPNNKCGKKSKLLLNMQVNGNGCEDSPSRYPVKPARTPGVTPAPNTAPYTLPGTPTLIEEHSIIKNNVALHRSSPKAVRRDIGLAVTHRFSTKSWLSQTCQVCQKNMMFGVKCKHCRLKCHNKCTKEAPSCRISFLPIAKIRRTESVPSDINNPVDRPQEAPQFGTLPKAITKKDHPPVMNQLDSSSNPSSTTSSTPSSPAPFQQSNPPSATPPPNPSPKGHRDNRFNFPDVCSPTNVYSDVLQDTVEVEQSADDTHNELVEDEDEEEGDENIEDEDPEAEEENEEDDRGDHGGEYEEDREEMMGNIGSDGECDELDDLPCSRGNQWKGPISRKPSQTSVYLQEWDIPFEQLDLGELIGKGRWGRVHKGRWHGEVAIRLLEIDGNNQDHLKLFKKEVMNYRQTRHENVVLFMGACMAPPHLAIITSFCKGRTLYSVVRDTKNNLDINKTRQIAQEIVKGMGYLHAKGIVHKDLKSKNVFHDTNKVVITDFGLFGISGVVQEGRRENKLRLPHGWICYLAPEIVRKMCPGNNEDRLPFSTAADVYAFGTIWYELQARDWPITNQPVEATIWQVGSGEGIKKVLGAISLGKEVTEILSACWAFDPRDRPTFTQLTDMLEKLPKLNRRLSHPGHFWKSAEL; from the exons GTAAAGCTGATGAAATACATCTGTAAACAGCTGCAGTGTAAAAGGAAGGTCCCAGACACAGAGAGGCCTGAGGCCCTGGACAGCTACCCACGCTTACGAGACTGGCTGCGCACCGTCAACCTGCGACCAGAGCTCATCCAG GCGGTAGAGACAAAGTTGTCCTTGGACACATTACTGCAGATGACTGGAGCCCAAGTGAGAGATGCAATGAGAAGACTGGGGTCCAGTTCAGAAGAATGTGCTAGACTTGGTGCTGCCCTCTCCTGTCTAAAGAGTGCCACTGAATCAG gaGGCGAAATGAAAGAGGATAGTGTTTCCTGGCTGCCTGAGCCCACCAGGAGGGACAGTGGCTCTCTACTAACGGCAGACCAGCTGTCTTTCCTGGGAACTCCCCTCCGCCCCCACAGTCCATCGCCTCTAGCCCGCCCCTCCACCATCCAGTCCACGCCATCCACCCCCTCTGCTACCTTCCATCATCCccgttctggttctgtttcagCAGCACCCACACCAGATGGGCTGGGATCATACGCCCATGGCGACAGTCCCCTCACAGATCTGTTCCCCATGCCTCGGCCACGCACAACCCGCCTCCACGGGCACACCTCCACCCCGCCTGTAACCCCACCCTCAAATAGGCGGCAAAAACTGAAGCCCCCTTGCACTCCGCCGCCTCCGTCCCGCAAGGTTCTGCATTTGCTCCCCAACATCACTCTGACACGCAGCAAAAGCCACGAATCCCAGCTGGGCAACCGCATCGAGGATCCCCCCAACAACAA GTGTGGTAAAAAGAGCAAATTATTGCTGAATATGCAAGTGAATGGGAATGGATGTGAGGACTCGCCTTCTCGGTATCCAGTCAAGCCCGCACGGACCCCTGGAGTGACGCCAGCTCCCAACACCGCACCTTACACCCTGCCAGGGACACCCACGCTAATTGAGGAGCACAGCATAATTAAAA ATAATGTAGCGTTGCACCGCAGCTCCCCAAAAGCAGTCAGGAGGGACATCGGTCTAGCCGTCACGCACAG GTTTTCAACCAAGTCCTGGTTATCTCAGACATGTCAAGTGTGTCAGAAGAACATGATGTTTGGTGTTAAATGCAAACACTGTCG ATTAAAGTGCCATAACAAATGCACAAAGGAGGCTCCATCCTGCAGAATCTCTTTTCTACCAA TTGCCAAAATTAGGAGGACCGAGTCAGTTCCTTCTGATATAAACAACCCTGTGGACCGACCACAGGAAGCTCCTCAGTTTGGTACATTACCAAAGGCCATTACAAAAAAG GATCATCCTCCTGTCATGAACCAGCTGGACTCGAGCAGCAACCCATCCTCCACCACTTCATCCACTCCTTCCTCCCCTGCTCCCTTCCAGCAGAGCAATCCTCCGAGTGCCACGCCACCACCTAACCCTTCGCCCAAAGGACACAGAGACAACCGATTTAACTTTCCAG ATGTTTGCAGTCCTACAAATGTGTACTCTGATGTCCTCCAAGACACAGT tgAGGTAGAACAGTCAGCAGATGACACACACAATGAGCTGGTtgaggatgaagatgaagag GAAGGGGATGAGAACATTGAGGATGAAGATCCTGAAGCGGAGGAGGAGAATGAAGAGGACGACAGAGGTGACCACGGAGGGGAATACGAGGAGGACAGGGAGGAAATGATGGGGAACATCGGCTCAGACGGTGAGTGCGACGAGCTGGATGATCTGCCATGCTCTCGTGGAAACCAATGGAAGGGCCCCATATCCCGCAAGCCCAGCCAGACGAGCGTGTACCTGCAGGAGTGGGACATTCCTTTTGAGCAGCTGGATCTCGGAGAGCTCATCGGAAAG GGTCGCTGGGGTCGAGTGCACAAGGGTCGGTGGCACGGCGAGGTCGCTATCAGACTTCTTGAGATTGATGGAAACAATCAGGATCATCTGAAACTCTTTAAGAAGGAGGTGATGAACTACAGACAGACCAGACACGAGAATGTAGTCCTCTTCATGGGGGCTTGCATGGCTCCACCCCACTTAGCCATCATCACCAG tTTTTGTAAAGGAAGGACGCTGTACTCAGTTGTTCGGGACaccaaaaataatttggatATCAATAAAACGAGGCAAATCGCTCAGGAGATTGTAaag GGAATGGGCTATCTTCACGCCAAAGGCATCGTTCACAAAGACCTGAAGTCCAAGAATGTTTTCCACGACACCAACAAAGTCGTGATCACGGATTTTGGCTTGTTTGGGATTTCTGGAGTCGTTCAGGAGGGGAG GCGTGAGAATAAACTCAGACTTCCGCACGGTTGGATTTGTTACCTCGCGCCGGAGATTGTGCGTAAAATGTGCCCAGGCAACAATGAGGATCGCCTTCCCTTTTCAACAGCAGCGGACGTGTATGCCTTTGG AACAATTTGGTATGAGCTTCAAGCTAGAGACTGGCCAATCACTAACCAGCCTGTTGAAGCCACCATCTGGCAGGTGGGGAGTGGCGAGGGCATAAAGAAGGTTTTGGGGGCGATCAGCCTGGGCAAGGAGGTCACA gAGATCCTCTCTGCCTGCTGGGCGTTTGACCCGAGAGACAGGCCGACCTTCACTCAGCTGACCGACATGCTGGAGAAGCTGCCCAAACTCAACCGCAGGCTGTCGCACCCAGGACACTTCTGGAAGTCTGCAGA
- the ksr1a gene encoding kinase suppressor of Ras 1 isoform X1, producing MDSVSANGGKMVESDEQQPERHSGGGAAMAALHQCELIQNMIDISISSLQGLRTKCAASNDLTQQEIRTLEVKLMKYICKQLQCKRKVPDTERPEALDSYPRLRDWLRTVNLRPELIQAVETKLSLDTLLQMTGAQVRDAMRRLGSSSEECARLGAALSCLKSATESGGEMKEDSVSWLPEPTRRDSGSLLTADQLSFLGTPLRPHSPSPLARPSTIQSTPSTPSATFHHPRSGSVSAAPTPDGLGSYAHGDSPLTDLFPMPRPRTTRLHGHTSTPPVTPPSNRRQKLKPPCTPPPPSRKVLHLLPNITLTRSKSHESQLGNRIEDPPNNKCGKKSKLLLNMQVNGNGCEDSPSRYPVKPARTPGVTPAPNTAPYTLPGTPTLIEEHSIIKNNVALHRSSPKAVRRDIGLAVTHRFSTKSWLSQTCQVCQKNMMFGVKCKHCRLKCHNKCTKEAPSCRISFLPIAKIRRTESVPSDINNPVDRPQEAPQFGTLPKAITKKDHPPVMNQLDSSSNPSSTTSSTPSSPAPFQQSNPPSATPPPNPSPKGHRDNRFNFPAAYYFQHRQQFIFPDVCSPTNVYSDVLQDTVSEVEQSADDTHNELVEDEDEEEGDENIEDEDPEAEEENEEDDRGDHGGEYEEDREEMMGNIGSDGECDELDDLPCSRGNQWKGPISRKPSQTSVYLQEWDIPFEQLDLGELIGKGRWGRVHKGRWHGEVAIRLLEIDGNNQDHLKLFKKEVMNYRQTRHENVVLFMGACMAPPHLAIITSFCKGRTLYSVVRDTKNNLDINKTRQIAQEIVKGMGYLHAKGIVHKDLKSKNVFHDTNKVVITDFGLFGISGVVQEGRRENKLRLPHGWICYLAPEIVRKMCPGNNEDRLPFSTAADVYAFGTIWYELQARDWPITNQPVEATIWQVGSGEGIKKVLGAISLGKEVTEILSACWAFDPRDRPTFTQLTDMLEKLPKLNRRLSHPGHFWKSAEL from the exons GTAAAGCTGATGAAATACATCTGTAAACAGCTGCAGTGTAAAAGGAAGGTCCCAGACACAGAGAGGCCTGAGGCCCTGGACAGCTACCCACGCTTACGAGACTGGCTGCGCACCGTCAACCTGCGACCAGAGCTCATCCAG GCGGTAGAGACAAAGTTGTCCTTGGACACATTACTGCAGATGACTGGAGCCCAAGTGAGAGATGCAATGAGAAGACTGGGGTCCAGTTCAGAAGAATGTGCTAGACTTGGTGCTGCCCTCTCCTGTCTAAAGAGTGCCACTGAATCAG gaGGCGAAATGAAAGAGGATAGTGTTTCCTGGCTGCCTGAGCCCACCAGGAGGGACAGTGGCTCTCTACTAACGGCAGACCAGCTGTCTTTCCTGGGAACTCCCCTCCGCCCCCACAGTCCATCGCCTCTAGCCCGCCCCTCCACCATCCAGTCCACGCCATCCACCCCCTCTGCTACCTTCCATCATCCccgttctggttctgtttcagCAGCACCCACACCAGATGGGCTGGGATCATACGCCCATGGCGACAGTCCCCTCACAGATCTGTTCCCCATGCCTCGGCCACGCACAACCCGCCTCCACGGGCACACCTCCACCCCGCCTGTAACCCCACCCTCAAATAGGCGGCAAAAACTGAAGCCCCCTTGCACTCCGCCGCCTCCGTCCCGCAAGGTTCTGCATTTGCTCCCCAACATCACTCTGACACGCAGCAAAAGCCACGAATCCCAGCTGGGCAACCGCATCGAGGATCCCCCCAACAACAA GTGTGGTAAAAAGAGCAAATTATTGCTGAATATGCAAGTGAATGGGAATGGATGTGAGGACTCGCCTTCTCGGTATCCAGTCAAGCCCGCACGGACCCCTGGAGTGACGCCAGCTCCCAACACCGCACCTTACACCCTGCCAGGGACACCCACGCTAATTGAGGAGCACAGCATAATTAAAA ATAATGTAGCGTTGCACCGCAGCTCCCCAAAAGCAGTCAGGAGGGACATCGGTCTAGCCGTCACGCACAG GTTTTCAACCAAGTCCTGGTTATCTCAGACATGTCAAGTGTGTCAGAAGAACATGATGTTTGGTGTTAAATGCAAACACTGTCG ATTAAAGTGCCATAACAAATGCACAAAGGAGGCTCCATCCTGCAGAATCTCTTTTCTACCAA TTGCCAAAATTAGGAGGACCGAGTCAGTTCCTTCTGATATAAACAACCCTGTGGACCGACCACAGGAAGCTCCTCAGTTTGGTACATTACCAAAGGCCATTACAAAAAAG GATCATCCTCCTGTCATGAACCAGCTGGACTCGAGCAGCAACCCATCCTCCACCACTTCATCCACTCCTTCCTCCCCTGCTCCCTTCCAGCAGAGCAATCCTCCGAGTGCCACGCCACCACCTAACCCTTCGCCCAAAGGACACAGAGACAACCGATTTAACTTTCCAG CTGCGTATTATTTTCAGCATAGGCAGCAGTTTATCTTCCCCG ATGTTTGCAGTCCTACAAATGTGTACTCTGATGTCCTCCAAGACACAGT cagtgAGGTAGAACAGTCAGCAGATGACACACACAATGAGCTGGTtgaggatgaagatgaagag GAAGGGGATGAGAACATTGAGGATGAAGATCCTGAAGCGGAGGAGGAGAATGAAGAGGACGACAGAGGTGACCACGGAGGGGAATACGAGGAGGACAGGGAGGAAATGATGGGGAACATCGGCTCAGACGGTGAGTGCGACGAGCTGGATGATCTGCCATGCTCTCGTGGAAACCAATGGAAGGGCCCCATATCCCGCAAGCCCAGCCAGACGAGCGTGTACCTGCAGGAGTGGGACATTCCTTTTGAGCAGCTGGATCTCGGAGAGCTCATCGGAAAG GGTCGCTGGGGTCGAGTGCACAAGGGTCGGTGGCACGGCGAGGTCGCTATCAGACTTCTTGAGATTGATGGAAACAATCAGGATCATCTGAAACTCTTTAAGAAGGAGGTGATGAACTACAGACAGACCAGACACGAGAATGTAGTCCTCTTCATGGGGGCTTGCATGGCTCCACCCCACTTAGCCATCATCACCAG tTTTTGTAAAGGAAGGACGCTGTACTCAGTTGTTCGGGACaccaaaaataatttggatATCAATAAAACGAGGCAAATCGCTCAGGAGATTGTAaag GGAATGGGCTATCTTCACGCCAAAGGCATCGTTCACAAAGACCTGAAGTCCAAGAATGTTTTCCACGACACCAACAAAGTCGTGATCACGGATTTTGGCTTGTTTGGGATTTCTGGAGTCGTTCAGGAGGGGAG GCGTGAGAATAAACTCAGACTTCCGCACGGTTGGATTTGTTACCTCGCGCCGGAGATTGTGCGTAAAATGTGCCCAGGCAACAATGAGGATCGCCTTCCCTTTTCAACAGCAGCGGACGTGTATGCCTTTGG AACAATTTGGTATGAGCTTCAAGCTAGAGACTGGCCAATCACTAACCAGCCTGTTGAAGCCACCATCTGGCAGGTGGGGAGTGGCGAGGGCATAAAGAAGGTTTTGGGGGCGATCAGCCTGGGCAAGGAGGTCACA gAGATCCTCTCTGCCTGCTGGGCGTTTGACCCGAGAGACAGGCCGACCTTCACTCAGCTGACCGACATGCTGGAGAAGCTGCCCAAACTCAACCGCAGGCTGTCGCACCCAGGACACTTCTGGAAGTCTGCAGA
- the ksr1a gene encoding kinase suppressor of Ras 1 isoform X3 produces MDSVSANGGKMVESDEQQPERHSGGGAAMAALHQCELIQNMIDISISSLQGLRTKCAASNDLTQQEIRTLEVKLMKYICKQLQCKRKVPDTERPEALDSYPRLRDWLRTVNLRPELIQAVETKLSLDTLLQMTGAQVRDAMRRLGSSSEECARLGAALSCLKSATESGGEMKEDSVSWLPEPTRRDSGSLLTADQLSFLGTPLRPHSPSPLARPSTIQSTPSTPSATFHHPRSGSVSAAPTPDGLGSYAHGDSPLTDLFPMPRPRTTRLHGHTSTPPVTPPSNRRQKLKPPCTPPPPSRKVLHLLPNITLTRSKSHESQLGNRIEDPPNNKCGKKSKLLLNMQVNGNGCEDSPSRYPVKPARTPGVTPAPNTAPYTLPGTPTLIEEHSIIKNNVALHRSSPKAVRRDIGLAVTHRFSTKSWLSQTCQVCQKNMMFGVKCKHCRLKCHNKCTKEAPSCRISFLPIAKIRRTESVPSDINNPVDRPQEAPQFGTLPKAITKKDHPPVMNQLDSSSNPSSTTSSTPSSPAPFQQSNPPSATPPPNPSPKGHRDNRFNFPDVCSPTNVYSDVLQDTVSEVEQSADDTHNELVEDEDEEEGDENIEDEDPEAEEENEEDDRGDHGGEYEEDREEMMGNIGSDGECDELDDLPCSRGNQWKGPISRKPSQTSVYLQEWDIPFEQLDLGELIGKGRWGRVHKGRWHGEVAIRLLEIDGNNQDHLKLFKKEVMNYRQTRHENVVLFMGACMAPPHLAIITSFCKGRTLYSVVRDTKNNLDINKTRQIAQEIVKGMGYLHAKGIVHKDLKSKNVFHDTNKVVITDFGLFGISGVVQEGRRENKLRLPHGWICYLAPEIVRKMCPGNNEDRLPFSTAADVYAFGTIWYELQARDWPITNQPVEATIWQVGSGEGIKKVLGAISLGKEVTEILSACWAFDPRDRPTFTQLTDMLEKLPKLNRRLSHPGHFWKSAEL; encoded by the exons GTAAAGCTGATGAAATACATCTGTAAACAGCTGCAGTGTAAAAGGAAGGTCCCAGACACAGAGAGGCCTGAGGCCCTGGACAGCTACCCACGCTTACGAGACTGGCTGCGCACCGTCAACCTGCGACCAGAGCTCATCCAG GCGGTAGAGACAAAGTTGTCCTTGGACACATTACTGCAGATGACTGGAGCCCAAGTGAGAGATGCAATGAGAAGACTGGGGTCCAGTTCAGAAGAATGTGCTAGACTTGGTGCTGCCCTCTCCTGTCTAAAGAGTGCCACTGAATCAG gaGGCGAAATGAAAGAGGATAGTGTTTCCTGGCTGCCTGAGCCCACCAGGAGGGACAGTGGCTCTCTACTAACGGCAGACCAGCTGTCTTTCCTGGGAACTCCCCTCCGCCCCCACAGTCCATCGCCTCTAGCCCGCCCCTCCACCATCCAGTCCACGCCATCCACCCCCTCTGCTACCTTCCATCATCCccgttctggttctgtttcagCAGCACCCACACCAGATGGGCTGGGATCATACGCCCATGGCGACAGTCCCCTCACAGATCTGTTCCCCATGCCTCGGCCACGCACAACCCGCCTCCACGGGCACACCTCCACCCCGCCTGTAACCCCACCCTCAAATAGGCGGCAAAAACTGAAGCCCCCTTGCACTCCGCCGCCTCCGTCCCGCAAGGTTCTGCATTTGCTCCCCAACATCACTCTGACACGCAGCAAAAGCCACGAATCCCAGCTGGGCAACCGCATCGAGGATCCCCCCAACAACAA GTGTGGTAAAAAGAGCAAATTATTGCTGAATATGCAAGTGAATGGGAATGGATGTGAGGACTCGCCTTCTCGGTATCCAGTCAAGCCCGCACGGACCCCTGGAGTGACGCCAGCTCCCAACACCGCACCTTACACCCTGCCAGGGACACCCACGCTAATTGAGGAGCACAGCATAATTAAAA ATAATGTAGCGTTGCACCGCAGCTCCCCAAAAGCAGTCAGGAGGGACATCGGTCTAGCCGTCACGCACAG GTTTTCAACCAAGTCCTGGTTATCTCAGACATGTCAAGTGTGTCAGAAGAACATGATGTTTGGTGTTAAATGCAAACACTGTCG ATTAAAGTGCCATAACAAATGCACAAAGGAGGCTCCATCCTGCAGAATCTCTTTTCTACCAA TTGCCAAAATTAGGAGGACCGAGTCAGTTCCTTCTGATATAAACAACCCTGTGGACCGACCACAGGAAGCTCCTCAGTTTGGTACATTACCAAAGGCCATTACAAAAAAG GATCATCCTCCTGTCATGAACCAGCTGGACTCGAGCAGCAACCCATCCTCCACCACTTCATCCACTCCTTCCTCCCCTGCTCCCTTCCAGCAGAGCAATCCTCCGAGTGCCACGCCACCACCTAACCCTTCGCCCAAAGGACACAGAGACAACCGATTTAACTTTCCAG ATGTTTGCAGTCCTACAAATGTGTACTCTGATGTCCTCCAAGACACAGT cagtgAGGTAGAACAGTCAGCAGATGACACACACAATGAGCTGGTtgaggatgaagatgaagag GAAGGGGATGAGAACATTGAGGATGAAGATCCTGAAGCGGAGGAGGAGAATGAAGAGGACGACAGAGGTGACCACGGAGGGGAATACGAGGAGGACAGGGAGGAAATGATGGGGAACATCGGCTCAGACGGTGAGTGCGACGAGCTGGATGATCTGCCATGCTCTCGTGGAAACCAATGGAAGGGCCCCATATCCCGCAAGCCCAGCCAGACGAGCGTGTACCTGCAGGAGTGGGACATTCCTTTTGAGCAGCTGGATCTCGGAGAGCTCATCGGAAAG GGTCGCTGGGGTCGAGTGCACAAGGGTCGGTGGCACGGCGAGGTCGCTATCAGACTTCTTGAGATTGATGGAAACAATCAGGATCATCTGAAACTCTTTAAGAAGGAGGTGATGAACTACAGACAGACCAGACACGAGAATGTAGTCCTCTTCATGGGGGCTTGCATGGCTCCACCCCACTTAGCCATCATCACCAG tTTTTGTAAAGGAAGGACGCTGTACTCAGTTGTTCGGGACaccaaaaataatttggatATCAATAAAACGAGGCAAATCGCTCAGGAGATTGTAaag GGAATGGGCTATCTTCACGCCAAAGGCATCGTTCACAAAGACCTGAAGTCCAAGAATGTTTTCCACGACACCAACAAAGTCGTGATCACGGATTTTGGCTTGTTTGGGATTTCTGGAGTCGTTCAGGAGGGGAG GCGTGAGAATAAACTCAGACTTCCGCACGGTTGGATTTGTTACCTCGCGCCGGAGATTGTGCGTAAAATGTGCCCAGGCAACAATGAGGATCGCCTTCCCTTTTCAACAGCAGCGGACGTGTATGCCTTTGG AACAATTTGGTATGAGCTTCAAGCTAGAGACTGGCCAATCACTAACCAGCCTGTTGAAGCCACCATCTGGCAGGTGGGGAGTGGCGAGGGCATAAAGAAGGTTTTGGGGGCGATCAGCCTGGGCAAGGAGGTCACA gAGATCCTCTCTGCCTGCTGGGCGTTTGACCCGAGAGACAGGCCGACCTTCACTCAGCTGACCGACATGCTGGAGAAGCTGCCCAAACTCAACCGCAGGCTGTCGCACCCAGGACACTTCTGGAAGTCTGCAGA
- the ksr1a gene encoding kinase suppressor of Ras 1 isoform X5 produces MKYICKQLQCKRKVPDTERPEALDSYPRLRDWLRTVNLRPELIQAVETKLSLDTLLQMTGAQVRDAMRRLGSSSEECARLGAALSCLKSATESGGEMKEDSVSWLPEPTRRDSGSLLTADQLSFLGTPLRPHSPSPLARPSTIQSTPSTPSATFHHPRSGSVSAAPTPDGLGSYAHGDSPLTDLFPMPRPRTTRLHGHTSTPPVTPPSNRRQKLKPPCTPPPPSRKVLHLLPNITLTRSKSHESQLGNRIEDPPNNKCGKKSKLLLNMQVNGNGCEDSPSRYPVKPARTPGVTPAPNTAPYTLPGTPTLIEEHSIIKNNVALHRSSPKAVRRDIGLAVTHRFSTKSWLSQTCQVCQKNMMFGVKCKHCRLKCHNKCTKEAPSCRISFLPIAKIRRTESVPSDINNPVDRPQEAPQFGTLPKAITKKDHPPVMNQLDSSSNPSSTTSSTPSSPAPFQQSNPPSATPPPNPSPKGHRDNRFNFPAAYYFQHRQQFIFPDVCSPTNVYSDVLQDTVSEVEQSADDTHNELVEDEDEEEGDENIEDEDPEAEEENEEDDRGDHGGEYEEDREEMMGNIGSDGECDELDDLPCSRGNQWKGPISRKPSQTSVYLQEWDIPFEQLDLGELIGKGRWGRVHKGRWHGEVAIRLLEIDGNNQDHLKLFKKEVMNYRQTRHENVVLFMGACMAPPHLAIITSFCKGRTLYSVVRDTKNNLDINKTRQIAQEIVKGMGYLHAKGIVHKDLKSKNVFHDTNKVVITDFGLFGISGVVQEGRRENKLRLPHGWICYLAPEIVRKMCPGNNEDRLPFSTAADVYAFGTIWYELQARDWPITNQPVEATIWQVGSGEGIKKVLGAISLGKEVTEILSACWAFDPRDRPTFTQLTDMLEKLPKLNRRLSHPGHFWKSAEL; encoded by the exons ATGAAATACATCTGTAAACAGCTGCAGTGTAAAAGGAAGGTCCCAGACACAGAGAGGCCTGAGGCCCTGGACAGCTACCCACGCTTACGAGACTGGCTGCGCACCGTCAACCTGCGACCAGAGCTCATCCAG GCGGTAGAGACAAAGTTGTCCTTGGACACATTACTGCAGATGACTGGAGCCCAAGTGAGAGATGCAATGAGAAGACTGGGGTCCAGTTCAGAAGAATGTGCTAGACTTGGTGCTGCCCTCTCCTGTCTAAAGAGTGCCACTGAATCAG gaGGCGAAATGAAAGAGGATAGTGTTTCCTGGCTGCCTGAGCCCACCAGGAGGGACAGTGGCTCTCTACTAACGGCAGACCAGCTGTCTTTCCTGGGAACTCCCCTCCGCCCCCACAGTCCATCGCCTCTAGCCCGCCCCTCCACCATCCAGTCCACGCCATCCACCCCCTCTGCTACCTTCCATCATCCccgttctggttctgtttcagCAGCACCCACACCAGATGGGCTGGGATCATACGCCCATGGCGACAGTCCCCTCACAGATCTGTTCCCCATGCCTCGGCCACGCACAACCCGCCTCCACGGGCACACCTCCACCCCGCCTGTAACCCCACCCTCAAATAGGCGGCAAAAACTGAAGCCCCCTTGCACTCCGCCGCCTCCGTCCCGCAAGGTTCTGCATTTGCTCCCCAACATCACTCTGACACGCAGCAAAAGCCACGAATCCCAGCTGGGCAACCGCATCGAGGATCCCCCCAACAACAA GTGTGGTAAAAAGAGCAAATTATTGCTGAATATGCAAGTGAATGGGAATGGATGTGAGGACTCGCCTTCTCGGTATCCAGTCAAGCCCGCACGGACCCCTGGAGTGACGCCAGCTCCCAACACCGCACCTTACACCCTGCCAGGGACACCCACGCTAATTGAGGAGCACAGCATAATTAAAA ATAATGTAGCGTTGCACCGCAGCTCCCCAAAAGCAGTCAGGAGGGACATCGGTCTAGCCGTCACGCACAG GTTTTCAACCAAGTCCTGGTTATCTCAGACATGTCAAGTGTGTCAGAAGAACATGATGTTTGGTGTTAAATGCAAACACTGTCG ATTAAAGTGCCATAACAAATGCACAAAGGAGGCTCCATCCTGCAGAATCTCTTTTCTACCAA TTGCCAAAATTAGGAGGACCGAGTCAGTTCCTTCTGATATAAACAACCCTGTGGACCGACCACAGGAAGCTCCTCAGTTTGGTACATTACCAAAGGCCATTACAAAAAAG GATCATCCTCCTGTCATGAACCAGCTGGACTCGAGCAGCAACCCATCCTCCACCACTTCATCCACTCCTTCCTCCCCTGCTCCCTTCCAGCAGAGCAATCCTCCGAGTGCCACGCCACCACCTAACCCTTCGCCCAAAGGACACAGAGACAACCGATTTAACTTTCCAG CTGCGTATTATTTTCAGCATAGGCAGCAGTTTATCTTCCCCG ATGTTTGCAGTCCTACAAATGTGTACTCTGATGTCCTCCAAGACACAGT cagtgAGGTAGAACAGTCAGCAGATGACACACACAATGAGCTGGTtgaggatgaagatgaagag GAAGGGGATGAGAACATTGAGGATGAAGATCCTGAAGCGGAGGAGGAGAATGAAGAGGACGACAGAGGTGACCACGGAGGGGAATACGAGGAGGACAGGGAGGAAATGATGGGGAACATCGGCTCAGACGGTGAGTGCGACGAGCTGGATGATCTGCCATGCTCTCGTGGAAACCAATGGAAGGGCCCCATATCCCGCAAGCCCAGCCAGACGAGCGTGTACCTGCAGGAGTGGGACATTCCTTTTGAGCAGCTGGATCTCGGAGAGCTCATCGGAAAG GGTCGCTGGGGTCGAGTGCACAAGGGTCGGTGGCACGGCGAGGTCGCTATCAGACTTCTTGAGATTGATGGAAACAATCAGGATCATCTGAAACTCTTTAAGAAGGAGGTGATGAACTACAGACAGACCAGACACGAGAATGTAGTCCTCTTCATGGGGGCTTGCATGGCTCCACCCCACTTAGCCATCATCACCAG tTTTTGTAAAGGAAGGACGCTGTACTCAGTTGTTCGGGACaccaaaaataatttggatATCAATAAAACGAGGCAAATCGCTCAGGAGATTGTAaag GGAATGGGCTATCTTCACGCCAAAGGCATCGTTCACAAAGACCTGAAGTCCAAGAATGTTTTCCACGACACCAACAAAGTCGTGATCACGGATTTTGGCTTGTTTGGGATTTCTGGAGTCGTTCAGGAGGGGAG GCGTGAGAATAAACTCAGACTTCCGCACGGTTGGATTTGTTACCTCGCGCCGGAGATTGTGCGTAAAATGTGCCCAGGCAACAATGAGGATCGCCTTCCCTTTTCAACAGCAGCGGACGTGTATGCCTTTGG AACAATTTGGTATGAGCTTCAAGCTAGAGACTGGCCAATCACTAACCAGCCTGTTGAAGCCACCATCTGGCAGGTGGGGAGTGGCGAGGGCATAAAGAAGGTTTTGGGGGCGATCAGCCTGGGCAAGGAGGTCACA gAGATCCTCTCTGCCTGCTGGGCGTTTGACCCGAGAGACAGGCCGACCTTCACTCAGCTGACCGACATGCTGGAGAAGCTGCCCAAACTCAACCGCAGGCTGTCGCACCCAGGACACTTCTGGAAGTCTGCAGA